Proteins encoded by one window of Cystobacter ferrugineus:
- a CDS encoding AAA family ATPase, whose amino-acid sequence MNLTLAVYQSRSASGTLRWTTLGLGPYTRGREGKGAVKLQQKLVEDLRGVLGELPPRELACFQLPRGIRLERVQLELDFKRVRPGTDTPRLSGLFPLILEPRWRTRSEPLLIAYHPSRQQEWFAVEAGQSLEELAKVFFTHAWARLESEELESLRSNRKDCLKAFSFVAQPPTLLDQLGGKKGPWADLEVEDRPGKGKKRPRKGGTRVLHTLGTNLTLQAAEGSLAIGMPRVPYREQLHLLLGGERRTPVLLVGPPGSGKRTLLKHFVADQLDADGFQAHRNLDKVTEVWTIAGKRLIAGMSHVGDWEQRCLQVLEDARGGRRILFVEDLQAFGRLGRTRDSDTHLALFFQGALARGEITLVGAVTPEQLQRLESDAPSFAALFTQVHVRPTSADGTLRMLLHEARELESKHPLSWHPLLFPVLLEQASSLFPGAALPGKALDLLRELATGSQHEGRTLGVEELFTYLAGRTGLPSTLLSAREPLAPEEVHEALSRKVMGQPEAVREACDLIARIHAGLTDPLRPYGVYLFTGPTGTGKTELARALASYLYGDASRMIRLDMAEFQTPDAVARLTGDPWHPEGHLTRLVREQPFSLVLLDEIEKAHSSLLYLLLQLFDEGRLTDASGDTADFTHTVIVMTSNLGARRKPPVGIGEPDARTLALEADRAVRDFFPPELFNRIDRIVHFSPLSREVGEKVVEKELARLLARQGLTSRNIFVSADDAVKRRIVEEAFDAHLGARPLKRYLEEHVGQVLSDAIIRGPQSLLRLFQLYTREERFEVQADALLPREPVAEGFALEPLLELPIPALREKLLEAHEAVRAMRESEALGALSEQVRFHLERLQAGEREHAESLYTLDAMRMYLDHFATQLESLARAPEEEAREMIEARQFNLFDRRALAQVRTATREQLLDALAEVYFLQRVLRGLARPDQHTVLLELLPLGQWRRGAASGSLLARWLCTAYAHSRGAIESFAAHLPGGAVVSGGLRQLREFLHASTVEPVHAAIKLVGPGIRPFLEGESGLHVWQSSGRLPEIVKVRVHDAQAPAPAVLLAGHAARLQAFHQARQEGVRPLPEDPEAAMPVVRAYRFEPPARQGLAELELDDYLLTYSGTHRVRSPAEALPVLWRLRMSQNPAGPERGGRHE is encoded by the coding sequence ATGAACCTGACCCTCGCCGTCTACCAGAGCAGGAGTGCCTCGGGGACCCTGCGGTGGACCACGCTCGGACTCGGCCCGTATACCCGCGGCCGCGAGGGGAAGGGTGCGGTCAAGCTTCAACAGAAGCTCGTGGAGGACCTGCGCGGCGTTCTGGGCGAGCTGCCCCCACGTGAGCTGGCGTGCTTTCAGTTGCCTCGCGGCATCCGGCTGGAGCGCGTGCAGTTGGAACTGGATTTCAAGCGCGTGCGCCCGGGAACCGATACGCCCCGGCTGTCCGGCCTGTTTCCGTTGATCCTCGAGCCGCGCTGGCGCACCCGGAGCGAGCCCTTGTTGATCGCCTACCATCCCTCGCGCCAGCAGGAGTGGTTCGCCGTCGAGGCGGGCCAGTCCCTGGAGGAGCTGGCGAAGGTGTTCTTCACCCACGCCTGGGCGCGGCTGGAGTCCGAGGAGCTCGAGTCGCTACGCTCCAACCGCAAGGACTGCCTCAAGGCGTTCTCGTTCGTCGCCCAGCCTCCGACGTTGCTCGACCAGCTCGGCGGGAAGAAGGGGCCCTGGGCGGACCTGGAGGTGGAGGATCGGCCCGGCAAGGGCAAGAAGCGCCCGAGGAAGGGCGGAACCCGGGTGCTCCACACCCTGGGCACGAACCTCACGCTCCAGGCGGCCGAGGGCTCGTTGGCGATCGGCATGCCCCGCGTGCCCTATCGCGAGCAGTTGCACCTTCTGCTCGGCGGAGAGCGGCGCACGCCGGTGCTGCTCGTCGGTCCCCCGGGGTCCGGCAAGAGAACCCTGCTCAAACACTTCGTCGCCGATCAGCTCGACGCCGATGGCTTCCAGGCCCACCGCAACCTCGACAAGGTGACCGAGGTGTGGACGATCGCCGGCAAGCGGCTCATCGCCGGCATGAGCCACGTCGGGGATTGGGAGCAGCGCTGCCTCCAGGTGCTGGAGGACGCCAGGGGAGGGCGCCGCATCCTCTTCGTCGAGGACCTCCAGGCCTTTGGCCGCCTGGGCCGCACCCGGGACAGCGACACCCACCTCGCGCTCTTCTTCCAGGGGGCGCTCGCGCGGGGGGAAATCACCCTGGTGGGCGCGGTGACGCCCGAGCAACTCCAGCGGCTGGAGTCGGATGCGCCGTCCTTCGCCGCGCTCTTCACCCAGGTGCACGTGCGCCCGACGAGCGCCGACGGGACGCTGCGCATGTTGCTGCACGAGGCGCGCGAGCTGGAGTCCAAGCACCCGTTGTCCTGGCATCCCCTGTTGTTCCCCGTGCTGCTCGAGCAGGCCTCGTCCCTGTTCCCTGGCGCCGCGCTTCCCGGCAAGGCGTTGGATCTGCTGCGCGAGCTGGCCACGGGCTCCCAGCACGAGGGCCGGACGCTCGGCGTGGAGGAGCTGTTCACGTACCTGGCGGGCCGCACGGGCCTGCCGTCCACCCTGCTCAGCGCCCGGGAACCCTTGGCGCCCGAGGAGGTCCACGAGGCCCTCTCGCGCAAGGTGATGGGCCAGCCGGAGGCCGTGCGCGAGGCATGCGATCTCATCGCGCGCATCCATGCCGGACTCACCGATCCCCTCAGGCCCTACGGCGTCTATCTCTTCACCGGCCCCACCGGTACGGGCAAGACGGAACTCGCGCGCGCGCTGGCCAGCTACCTGTATGGGGATGCCTCGCGGATGATCCGGCTCGACATGGCCGAGTTCCAGACGCCGGACGCCGTCGCCCGGCTCACCGGAGACCCGTGGCACCCCGAGGGTCATCTCACCCGGCTCGTCCGCGAGCAGCCCTTCTCCCTCGTGCTGCTGGACGAGATCGAGAAGGCCCACTCCTCGCTGCTCTACCTGCTCCTGCAGCTCTTCGACGAGGGCCGCCTGACGGATGCCTCGGGCGACACGGCGGACTTCACGCACACCGTCATCGTGATGACGAGCAACCTGGGCGCCCGGCGCAAGCCGCCCGTGGGCATCGGGGAGCCGGACGCGCGCACCCTCGCGCTCGAGGCGGACCGGGCCGTGCGCGACTTCTTCCCCCCCGAGCTCTTCAACCGCATCGATCGCATCGTCCACTTCTCGCCGCTCTCGCGCGAGGTGGGGGAGAAGGTCGTCGAGAAGGAACTCGCGCGGCTGCTCGCGCGGCAGGGGCTCACCTCGCGCAACATCTTCGTGTCCGCGGACGACGCGGTGAAGCGGCGCATCGTGGAGGAAGCCTTCGACGCCCATCTGGGCGCGCGGCCCCTCAAGCGCTACCTGGAGGAGCACGTGGGTCAGGTGCTCTCCGACGCCATCATCCGCGGCCCCCAGTCCCTCTTGCGCCTGTTCCAGCTCTACACCCGCGAGGAGCGCTTCGAGGTCCAGGCCGACGCGCTCCTCCCCCGCGAGCCCGTGGCCGAGGGCTTCGCGCTGGAGCCGCTCCTGGAGCTGCCCATCCCGGCCCTGCGCGAGAAGCTGCTCGAGGCCCATGAGGCCGTGCGCGCCATGCGCGAGAGCGAGGCCCTCGGCGCCCTGTCCGAGCAGGTCCGCTTCCACCTGGAGCGGTTGCAGGCCGGTGAGCGAGAACACGCCGAGTCGCTCTACACACTCGACGCCATGCGCATGTACCTGGATCACTTCGCCACCCAGCTCGAGTCGCTCGCCCGCGCGCCCGAGGAGGAGGCACGGGAGATGATCGAGGCGCGGCAATTCAACCTCTTCGATCGCCGGGCGCTCGCCCAGGTGCGAACCGCGACCCGCGAGCAACTGCTCGATGCCCTGGCCGAGGTGTACTTCCTCCAACGCGTCCTCCGGGGACTCGCCCGGCCGGATCAGCACACCGTGCTGCTGGAGCTGCTGCCGCTGGGACAGTGGCGCCGGGGCGCGGCCTCCGGCTCGCTGCTCGCCCGGTGGTTGTGCACGGCCTACGCCCACTCGCGCGGGGCGATCGAGTCCTTCGCCGCGCACCTGCCCGGAGGCGCCGTGGTGTCCGGAGGACTGCGCCAGCTCCGGGAGTTCCTGCACGCCTCCACCGTGGAGCCGGTACACGCCGCCATCAAGCTGGTGGGTCCGGGCATCCGGCCCTTCCTCGAGGGCGAGAGCGGGTTGCATGTCTGGCAATCCTCGGGGCGGCTGCCGGAGATCGTGAAGGTGCGCGTCCACGACGCCCAGGCCCCCGCGCCCGCGGTGCTGCTCGCGGGACATGCTGCCCGGCTCCAGGCCTTCCACCAGGCGCGGCAGGAGGGCGTGCGGCCCCTGCCCGAGGATCCCGAGGCCGCCATGCCCGTGGTCCGGGCCTACCGCTTCGAGCCTCCCGCGCGACAGGGTCTGGCGGAGCTGGAGCTGGACGACTACCTGCTCACCTACAGCGGCACCCACCGCGTGCGCTCTCCCGCCGAGGCCCTGCCCGTACTGTGGCGGTTGAGGATGAGCCAGAACCCGGCGGGCCCCGAGCGGGGAGGGCGCCATGAGTGA
- a CDS encoding AAA family ATPase, producing the protein MAPSDAASGTLEFSTPLLCQQLWNGDYQVFPVAAPALASHASTLEACLAEQRLFLEEHLARIEPEHLARFSFPERTRLEMMEIRVARADLPKRLATSTLVELASVVVPLAAETWVFVPALDHTVFVGPSQDVRETVRADVERMLAARELSAPDFLRLLPPRAVTLETLALTLRREEAGDKALKARKKLEEKLQRDQAHEVLLSVSEPLHDREEARHGPPLLGRDTELALLSTLAGGEKRQGVLLVGPERVGKTELLQAWMRAERKAGRPRRVYATSGSRLIAGMSGFGQWQERVLRVMRAARELDAVLFFENLGELLAQHSTESVNIPGVMKPFLEEGRVRLLGELTSESLDLLENQHPGFFSLLARVRLEPLSTKQTREALRARAAWQRQAELSRPQLAEDAVEPLVELAGRYLPGGAMPGKAVRLYEELRASLHQARTGDGQVPLLTRERLYSLFSLKTGVPEFLLREDRALLAADVEAYFRRQLVGQELAVRRVVETLCMVKAGLQPQDKPLATFLFVGPTGVGKTELARLLATFLFGSPERMFRFDMSEFMDAWAAERLIRGSARGPGLLTRRVRQQPFCVLLLDEIEKAHPAVFDLLLQVCGEGRLTDTQGQTAWFHNALIIMTSNLGVAHRRSPLGIGAAPVDDTEHYLREVHRHFRPEFVNRIDQLIAFHPLTPAQVEQVARLTVDKVRQRRGLLQRGLALQVPPELLSSLAASGYHEAHGARALRRHLDQQLVVPLARALSAAGPAAQGGEISLHPSSEGLSVTLTPGSPRQARHQLERVEALQAERRRLDAILRMDAVERLVEQVRFLVAQLAQGARPNRGHEALSLGQLHHEHSRLDLLWTQVQRLRAALSAAEELALLALFEQQDISSFVEDAQEQARALRRLLPSVLLALQPQRDGITLIVQEAGETRALDAWLLPLLEESPRCGWVAGGRLSAVRNHKDDKRRWRDEVLSAEGLRRALDEPERAFHEVLLSVSGPYAGSFLALEAGLHRFPPTPRDEPVLLTVQPVAMTPHLSQKELELPAIAPPAPVPLKELRLMPAVREHQPGGDVALCDGARTVSLGARGYFQDWELLLLEHLLHLERSGSFEPESAPAFALDALRATTP; encoded by the coding sequence ATGGCCCCTTCCGATGCCGCATCCGGGACCCTCGAGTTCTCCACTCCGCTCCTCTGCCAACAGCTCTGGAATGGTGACTACCAGGTGTTTCCCGTAGCCGCGCCCGCCTTGGCGAGCCATGCGTCCACCCTCGAGGCGTGCCTCGCGGAGCAGCGGTTGTTCCTCGAGGAGCACCTCGCCCGGATCGAGCCCGAGCACCTCGCCCGGTTCTCCTTTCCCGAGCGGACCCGGCTGGAGATGATGGAGATCCGGGTGGCGCGCGCGGATCTGCCCAAGCGGCTCGCCACCTCCACGCTCGTCGAGTTGGCGTCGGTCGTCGTCCCACTCGCGGCCGAGACCTGGGTCTTCGTCCCCGCGTTGGATCACACCGTCTTCGTGGGCCCATCCCAGGACGTGCGCGAGACCGTGCGCGCCGATGTGGAGCGGATGCTCGCCGCGCGGGAGTTGAGCGCTCCCGACTTCCTGCGGCTGCTGCCGCCCCGGGCCGTGACGCTCGAGACCCTCGCGCTCACGCTCCGGCGTGAAGAGGCGGGCGACAAGGCGCTCAAGGCCCGGAAGAAGCTGGAGGAGAAGCTCCAGCGCGACCAGGCCCATGAGGTGCTCCTCTCCGTGTCCGAGCCCCTGCACGACCGCGAGGAAGCACGCCATGGGCCGCCGCTCCTGGGCCGGGACACCGAGCTTGCCTTGCTGTCCACCCTCGCGGGCGGCGAGAAGCGGCAGGGCGTGTTGCTCGTGGGTCCGGAGCGGGTGGGCAAGACGGAACTGCTCCAGGCGTGGATGCGCGCCGAGCGCAAGGCGGGCCGCCCCCGGCGCGTGTATGCGACGAGCGGCTCGCGGCTCATCGCCGGCATGTCTGGCTTCGGCCAGTGGCAGGAGCGCGTCCTGCGGGTGATGCGCGCCGCGAGGGAGCTCGACGCCGTCCTCTTCTTCGAGAACCTGGGCGAGCTGCTCGCCCAGCACTCCACGGAGTCCGTCAACATCCCCGGCGTGATGAAGCCCTTCCTGGAGGAGGGCAGGGTGCGGCTGCTCGGGGAGCTCACCTCCGAGTCGCTCGACCTCCTGGAGAACCAGCACCCGGGTTTCTTCTCCCTGCTCGCACGCGTGCGCCTGGAGCCCCTGAGCACGAAACAGACCCGGGAGGCGCTGCGCGCGCGGGCCGCCTGGCAGCGGCAGGCGGAGCTCTCGCGGCCCCAGTTGGCCGAGGACGCGGTGGAGCCTCTCGTGGAGCTGGCCGGGCGCTATCTCCCCGGTGGCGCCATGCCCGGCAAGGCGGTGCGGCTGTACGAGGAGCTGCGCGCGAGCCTGCATCAGGCGCGCACGGGTGATGGCCAGGTGCCCCTGCTCACCCGCGAGCGGCTGTACTCGCTCTTCAGCCTCAAGACGGGCGTCCCCGAGTTCCTCCTGCGTGAGGATCGCGCACTGCTCGCCGCGGACGTCGAGGCGTACTTCCGCCGCCAGCTCGTGGGCCAGGAGCTGGCGGTGCGCCGGGTGGTGGAGACGCTGTGCATGGTGAAGGCGGGGCTCCAGCCCCAAGACAAGCCGTTGGCCACCTTCCTCTTCGTCGGCCCCACCGGCGTCGGGAAGACGGAGCTCGCGCGGCTGCTCGCCACGTTCCTCTTCGGCTCGCCAGAGCGGATGTTCCGCTTCGACATGAGCGAGTTCATGGACGCCTGGGCCGCCGAGCGGCTCATCCGGGGCAGTGCCCGGGGGCCCGGCCTGCTCACGCGGCGGGTGCGCCAGCAGCCCTTCTGCGTGCTCCTGCTCGACGAGATCGAGAAGGCCCACCCCGCCGTGTTCGATCTGCTGCTCCAGGTCTGCGGAGAAGGGCGGCTCACCGACACCCAGGGCCAGACGGCCTGGTTCCACAACGCCCTCATCATCATGACGAGCAACCTCGGGGTCGCGCACCGCCGCTCCCCGCTGGGCATCGGCGCCGCGCCGGTGGATGACACCGAGCACTACCTGCGCGAGGTGCACCGGCACTTCCGTCCCGAGTTCGTCAACCGCATCGATCAGCTCATCGCCTTCCACCCGCTCACCCCCGCCCAGGTGGAGCAGGTCGCCCGGCTCACCGTGGACAAGGTGCGACAGCGGCGGGGTTTGCTCCAGCGGGGCCTCGCTCTCCAGGTGCCGCCCGAGCTCCTCTCCTCGCTCGCCGCGTCCGGCTACCACGAGGCCCATGGCGCCCGAGCGCTGCGCCGGCACCTGGATCAACAGCTCGTCGTGCCCCTGGCCCGCGCGCTCTCCGCCGCGGGCCCCGCGGCCCAGGGGGGTGAAATCTCCCTCCACCCCAGCTCCGAGGGACTCTCGGTGACGTTGACCCCGGGCAGCCCCAGGCAGGCGCGCCATCAACTGGAGCGGGTGGAGGCGCTCCAGGCCGAGCGGCGGCGGCTCGACGCCATCCTCCGGATGGATGCGGTGGAACGGCTCGTGGAGCAGGTGCGCTTCCTCGTGGCCCAGCTCGCGCAAGGGGCCCGTCCGAACCGGGGGCACGAGGCCCTCTCCCTCGGACAACTGCATCACGAGCACAGCCGGCTCGATCTGCTCTGGACCCAGGTCCAGCGGCTGCGCGCGGCGCTCTCGGCCGCCGAGGAACTGGCGCTGCTGGCCCTCTTCGAGCAGCAGGACATCTCCTCCTTCGTGGAGGATGCCCAGGAGCAGGCACGCGCCTTGCGCCGGCTCCTGCCCTCGGTGCTGCTCGCCCTGCAACCCCAGCGCGATGGCATCACGCTCATCGTCCAGGAAGCGGGGGAGACGCGTGCGCTCGACGCCTGGCTGCTGCCCCTGCTCGAGGAGTCGCCCCGCTGCGGGTGGGTGGCCGGTGGCCGCCTCTCCGCCGTCCGAAACCACAAGGACGACAAGCGCCGGTGGCGCGACGAGGTCCTCTCCGCCGAGGGGTTGAGACGGGCCCTCGACGAGCCGGAGCGCGCCTTCCACGAGGTCTTGTTGTCGGTCAGCGGCCCCTATGCCGGCTCCTTCCTGGCGCTCGAAGCGGGGCTGCACCGCTTTCCGCCCACGCCGCGCGACGAGCCCGTGCTGCTCACCGTCCAGCCCGTGGCGATGACGCCCCACCTGTCCCAGAAGGAGCTCGAGCTGCCCGCCATCGCCCCACCCGCGCCCGTTCCCCTCAAGGAGCTGAGATTGATGCCCGCCGTGCGTGAGCACCAGCCCGGGGGAGACGTCGCGCTCTGCGACGGCGCGCGAACCGTCTCGCTCGGTGCCCGGGGGTATTTCCAGGACTGGGAACTCCTCCTGCTCGAACACCTCCTGCACCTGGAACGCTCGGGAAGCTTCGAGCCCGAGAGCGCTCCCGCCTTCGCCCTCGACGCGCTCCGAGCCACCACGCCATGA
- a CDS encoding trans-sulfuration enzyme family protein produces the protein MTSEWDVRTRLVRADEADEEGAPLNTPLVLSTTFRAHPEGVGFSAVDMGEQSPFFYARWSTPTVRTLERRLADLEGGEDALCFASGMAAITGLLLHLLGPGTHLVISDICYAGTAEFVRGTLRRYGVDVTPVDTSDLEQVRAALRPNTRLVYLESPCNPVLKLTDIEAVATLAHGVGAQVAVDATLATPIGLQPLALGADFVLHSLTKYIGGHGDVLGGVVVGGRAELAALRQDSLIHLGAVLNPFPAWLLLRSLSTLPQRMAAHEATAREVAAFLEKHPRVHHVLYPGLDSHPQAALARRQLRNTSGMIAFQAEDAPAVARRLAERLKVVHYAVSLGKPHSLIFYLPTDELQRTSFQLSSELQARYRAWAGDGVFRLSIGLEAPADIIRDLEQALAP, from the coding sequence ATGACTTCGGAATGGGATGTGAGGACCCGGCTCGTGCGGGCCGACGAGGCCGACGAGGAGGGCGCACCGCTCAACACGCCCCTGGTGCTGTCCACCACCTTCCGCGCCCATCCGGAGGGGGTGGGTTTCTCCGCCGTGGACATGGGGGAGCAGTCGCCCTTCTTCTATGCCCGGTGGTCGACTCCCACCGTGAGGACCCTGGAGCGGCGCCTGGCGGACCTGGAGGGCGGCGAGGACGCGCTGTGCTTCGCCAGTGGGATGGCGGCCATCACCGGGCTGCTCTTGCATCTGCTCGGGCCCGGCACCCACCTGGTCATCAGTGACATCTGCTACGCGGGCACGGCGGAGTTCGTCCGCGGGACGCTGCGGCGCTACGGCGTGGACGTCACCCCCGTGGACACCTCGGACCTCGAGCAGGTGCGCGCCGCGCTACGCCCCAATACCCGGCTCGTCTACCTGGAGTCCCCGTGCAACCCCGTGCTCAAGCTGACCGACATCGAGGCGGTGGCCACGCTCGCGCACGGTGTCGGGGCCCAGGTCGCCGTCGACGCGACCCTCGCGACGCCCATCGGCCTGCAACCCCTGGCGCTCGGGGCAGACTTCGTCCTCCATTCCCTGACCAAGTACATCGGCGGCCACGGTGACGTGCTGGGCGGGGTCGTCGTCGGCGGGCGGGCCGAGTTGGCGGCGCTGCGCCAGGACTCGCTCATCCACCTGGGCGCCGTGCTCAATCCCTTTCCCGCGTGGCTGCTCCTGCGCAGCCTCTCCACCCTGCCCCAGCGCATGGCGGCCCACGAGGCCACGGCCCGCGAGGTGGCCGCCTTCCTGGAGAAGCACCCCCGCGTGCACCACGTCCTCTATCCGGGGCTCGACTCCCACCCCCAGGCCGCCCTCGCCCGCCGGCAGTTGCGCAACACCTCTGGCATGATTGCCTTTCAAGCGGAGGATGCCCCGGCGGTGGCGCGCCGCCTCGCCGAGCGATTGAAGGTCGTCCACTACGCCGTCTCGCTCGGAAAGCCCCACAGCCTCATCTTCTACCTGCCCACGGACGAACTGCAGCGCACCTCGTTCCAGCTCTCCTCGGAGCTGCAGGCGCGCTACCGCGCCTGGGCGGGTGACGGCGTCTTCCGGCTGTCGATCGGCCTCGAGGCCCCGGCGGACATCATCCGGGATCTAGAGCAGGCCCTGGCCCCGTGA
- a CDS encoding antibiotic biosynthesis monooxygenase family protein — MEATTTRIVPGSEVCTLINVFTVAPERQAELVKVLEEATEEVMRYLPGFISANIHRGVEGTRVTNYAQWASREHFEAMLRNPTAQTHMRAAAALVEKYEPHLYEVVSTHARGVPSGDV, encoded by the coding sequence ATGGAAGCGACCACGACACGCATCGTTCCCGGCAGTGAGGTGTGCACCCTCATCAACGTCTTCACCGTGGCGCCCGAGCGGCAGGCGGAGCTGGTGAAGGTGCTGGAGGAGGCGACAGAGGAGGTGATGCGATACCTGCCGGGGTTCATCTCGGCGAACATCCACCGGGGGGTGGAGGGCACCCGGGTGACCAACTACGCACAGTGGGCGAGCCGCGAGCACTTCGAGGCCATGCTGCGCAACCCGACGGCCCAGACGCACATGCGGGCCGCGGCGGCACTGGTGGAGAAGTACGAACCGCACCTCTACGAGGTGGTCTCCACGCATGCGCGGGGCGTGCCATCCGGCGACGTCTAG
- a CDS encoding MarR family winged helix-turn-helix transcriptional regulator → MALELKQLPGHEALQKDAERYPESDASAVETCLTLLRVSDDVEEAYAAHFARHGLSQARFIVLMQLQREEEGLRPAELAERTGVTRATMTGLLDGLEKEGLVLRRAHGGDGRMSVVRLSARGRQRLEGLLPDHYRRTTALMSGLSAEERQQLKALLTKVAAGIPHVREP, encoded by the coding sequence ATGGCGCTCGAACTGAAACAGCTCCCCGGACACGAGGCTCTCCAGAAGGACGCGGAGCGCTACCCGGAGTCGGATGCGTCGGCCGTGGAGACATGTCTGACGTTGCTGCGGGTGTCGGACGACGTGGAGGAAGCCTATGCGGCGCACTTCGCGCGGCATGGGCTGTCCCAGGCGCGCTTCATCGTCCTCATGCAGTTGCAGCGCGAGGAGGAGGGCCTCCGTCCCGCCGAGCTGGCCGAGCGGACGGGCGTCACGCGCGCGACGATGACGGGGTTGCTGGACGGACTGGAGAAGGAGGGCCTCGTCCTGCGCAGAGCCCATGGCGGGGACGGACGCATGTCGGTGGTGCGCCTGTCGGCCCGGGGCCGCCAGCGGCTGGAAGGCTTGCTCCCGGACCACTACCGCCGCACCACCGCCCTGATGAGCGGCCTGTCCGCCGAGGAGCGCCAGCAGCTCAAGGCCCTGCTCACGAAGGTCGCCGCCGGCATCCCTCATGTACGGGAGCCCTGA
- a CDS encoding DUF2403 domain-containing lipoprotein: MNVVTDSRLGGSGRRLQFLITAAILGLVGAACSADPKADDAPPSRPGNPSAVPPHDPPTPSTTGPTTRGGTMTFTNIGATGYWGRRIEASEGDPRCDVEARWISYPWGGKEYCCRTRHQVTTNRLSPYNEQMTLVLEGPMRVKQLAVYQPVAEPTGPWAIKSFWDRRAPTTFHNLHISGPGDKTPFTGDLGNNCAFYAMQDRKFPCGPGSNPYCPGSALDYDGWPGSKLVVMLASMPYADDPTLKPLSCIKPGEDERQQDAPWVGFSPSELNRDGWSGYHPCHCFANTNGAVGDGCGQINVFEVVAESSGSQWGNRDIISTGLRSFQVGSLGGSVCGIAGCGIGQFDSGSDLLDARALKAMERGAVIDADNRASAYAPVWRRPLDDRYFAILLDEQSRVVQVMILHPGNLPGAARALLPALPNEISRSAIEGLVGLRLPQ, from the coding sequence ATGAACGTTGTCACAGACAGCAGGCTTGGTGGCAGTGGCCGGCGACTCCAATTCCTCATCACCGCGGCCATCCTGGGGCTCGTAGGCGCGGCGTGCAGCGCCGACCCGAAGGCGGACGACGCGCCCCCCTCCAGGCCCGGCAACCCATCCGCCGTTCCTCCGCACGATCCGCCCACGCCGTCAACCACGGGGCCCACGACCCGGGGCGGCACGATGACCTTCACCAATATCGGCGCAACTGGCTACTGGGGCCGCCGGATCGAGGCGAGCGAGGGCGACCCGCGCTGTGACGTCGAGGCGCGATGGATCAGCTACCCCTGGGGGGGTAAGGAGTACTGCTGCCGCACCAGGCACCAGGTGACGACCAACCGCCTGTCCCCGTACAACGAGCAGATGACGCTGGTCCTCGAAGGGCCGATGCGCGTCAAGCAGCTCGCCGTCTACCAGCCGGTCGCGGAGCCCACGGGCCCGTGGGCCATCAAATCGTTCTGGGACCGGCGGGCTCCGACCACGTTCCACAACCTCCACATCTCCGGGCCCGGAGACAAGACGCCGTTCACGGGTGACCTCGGGAACAACTGCGCGTTCTACGCCATGCAGGACCGCAAGTTCCCCTGCGGTCCGGGGAGCAACCCGTACTGCCCCGGCTCGGCGCTGGACTACGACGGCTGGCCGGGTTCCAAGCTCGTGGTGATGCTCGCCTCCATGCCCTACGCCGACGACCCGACGCTCAAGCCGCTGAGCTGCATCAAGCCCGGAGAGGACGAGCGCCAGCAGGACGCGCCGTGGGTCGGCTTCAGCCCCTCGGAGCTCAACCGCGACGGGTGGTCGGGCTATCACCCGTGCCACTGCTTCGCGAACACGAACGGGGCCGTGGGCGACGGGTGCGGCCAGATCAACGTGTTCGAGGTCGTGGCGGAGTCGTCGGGCAGCCAGTGGGGCAACCGCGACATCATCAGCACGGGACTCAGGTCCTTCCAGGTCGGCAGCCTCGGCGGGTCCGTGTGCGGCATCGCTGGCTGTGGCATCGGCCAGTTCGATTCTGGCTCCGATCTCCTCGACGCGAGGGCGCTCAAGGCCATGGAGCGTGGCGCGGTGATCGACGCGGACAACCGGGCGAGTGCCTATGCACCGGTGTGGCGCCGGCCGCTCGACGACCGCTACTTCGCCATCCTCCTCGACGAGCAGTCCAGGGTCGTTCAGGTGATGATCCTCCACCCGGGCAACCTCCCTGGCGCGGCCCGCGCCCTCCTGCCCGCGCTTCCGAACGAGATCTCGCGCTCGGCGATCGAGGGGCTCGTGGGGCTCCGCTTGCCCCAGTGA